AGGTGCGCATCATCGGCGAACCGGAAGGGCTGTGGCCGCGGGTGCCGCCGGTGCGCTTTCGCGCCAGGATCCCGACGACCTGGCTCGAGGTGATCATCGCCGAGGGCAAGAACCGCCAGGTGCGGCGGATGACGGCCAAGGTCGGCTTTCCGACCCTGCGGCTGGTCCGCGCGGCCATCGGCGATTACACGCTGGCCGGGCTGGCGCCGGGGCAGTGGCGCGAGCTGCGCGTCGCCGCGCCGAATCCGCCCGTCGTCGCGGCCATACCCGGCAGGCCGAAGCAGCGCGGCCGGCGCGGGCCGAACAAAGCCCGCTGAAAGCGTGGTGCGCTTCGGGTAAAATCCTGTTTTGCTTGGAAAAACGCGTATGTGGAAGCCCAATGCCACCGTCGCCGCGGTGATCGAGCGCGACGGCCGCTTTCTGCTGGTCGAGGAACGCATCCTCGGCCAGCGCAAACTGAACCAGCCTGCCGGCCATGTCGA
This window of the Jeongeupia sp. USM3 genome carries:
- a CDS encoding pseudouridine synthase — encoded protein: MARLILLNKPFGVICQFSPSPPHQSLADYVRVSDVYPAGRLDTDSEGLLLLTDSGPLQARIADPKHKLPKTYWVQVDGAPTEADLEPLRRGVDLGDFTAKPAQVRIIGEPEGLWPRVPPVRFRARIPTTWLEVIIAEGKNRQVRRMTAKVGFPTLRLVRAAIGDYTLAGLAPGQWRELRVAAPNPPVVAAIPGRPKQRGRRGPNKAR